The following coding sequences are from one Photobacterium angustum window:
- a CDS encoding ABC transporter ATP-binding protein yields the protein MSLDINNVTVTFGKQSVLNDLTLPTIHCGEMVALIGKNGAGKSTLLRQMTALIKQYPEQIRYLKQPLSLKDIGYLPQEHRIHANVTVLELLITTMNIHSTSLIAKKESAEQGLFLLKDMGILHLANKQCFALSGGESQMVGLAQALINAPKVLLLDEPTSALDMQNQLRLLNYVRSYTKRTGACVIMVIHDLNLALQYADHIAVLHNGKLFDYGSPKTTVTSELISAVFNVDSYIIMVDHNPIVVMKTTH from the coding sequence ATGAGCCTTGATATCAATAATGTCACAGTGACATTTGGTAAACAGTCAGTCTTGAATGACTTAACATTACCCACTATCCACTGCGGCGAAATGGTAGCCTTAATAGGAAAAAACGGTGCAGGTAAATCAACACTCTTACGCCAAATGACTGCGCTGATTAAACAATATCCTGAACAAATTCGATACCTTAAACAACCACTTTCATTAAAGGATATAGGCTATTTACCGCAAGAGCATCGTATCCACGCTAACGTTACGGTACTCGAGCTATTGATCACGACAATGAACATCCACTCAACGTCTTTGATCGCGAAAAAAGAAAGTGCAGAGCAAGGGCTATTCTTATTAAAAGATATGGGGATTTTACATCTCGCTAATAAACAATGTTTTGCACTCTCTGGTGGTGAAAGCCAAATGGTAGGACTTGCCCAAGCGTTAATAAACGCCCCTAAAGTATTGCTGTTAGATGAGCCAACTTCAGCACTTGATATGCAAAACCAATTACGATTGCTCAATTATGTTCGATCCTATACTAAGCGCACAGGGGCATGCGTGATTATGGTGATCCACGATCTTAACTTAGCGCTTCAATATGCCGACCATATTGCCGTGCTACATAACGGCAAATTATTTGATTATGGCTCGCCTAAAACAACAGTAACGAGTGAACTTATCTCTGCGGTATTTAATGTTGATTCGTATATCATTATGGTTGATCACAACCCTATTGTAGTAATGAAAACAACGCATTAA
- a CDS encoding FecCD family ABC transporter permease — protein MNSITVELRAHHIRSRNKRIALISLAILSVLFVIIDVLIGSQGLSFSQVIQAIFTPSQSAIASRVIVWDIRMPMSLMAPFIGGALALAGAQMQTTLHNPLADPYTFGVSAAAGFGASLVITNVVALPFIPVQYQIAVMAFIMCLLTTLLIAGISSIKRISIEGVMLFGVAVMFAYDSLLIMMQYIASETQLQTLVFWQMGSLDRGSWEKIVFLLILLPIVLIIMMKDAWRLSSLKMGQERAESMGINVKRLRMKTLVLVSIITSISVSFVGAVGFVGLVAPHIARMVLGEDQRFFLPASFLVGAVLLELASIASKAIMPGIILPLTVVMSIVGIPFFIFLVIKKGGR, from the coding sequence GTGAACAGCATTACAGTCGAATTGAGAGCTCACCATATTCGTTCTCGTAATAAAAGAATTGCACTGATCAGCCTTGCCATTTTAAGTGTGTTATTTGTAATTATTGATGTTCTTATTGGCTCACAAGGTCTCTCTTTTTCACAAGTGATCCAAGCGATTTTTACACCAAGCCAAAGTGCTATCGCAAGTCGAGTCATTGTGTGGGATATACGCATGCCAATGTCACTCATGGCCCCTTTTATTGGGGGAGCATTAGCCTTGGCTGGCGCACAAATGCAAACAACATTGCATAACCCGCTAGCCGATCCTTATACCTTTGGTGTTTCAGCGGCGGCAGGATTCGGGGCGTCTTTAGTTATCACTAATGTCGTTGCTCTGCCCTTTATCCCTGTACAATATCAAATCGCTGTAATGGCGTTCATTATGTGTTTACTAACGACGTTATTGATAGCGGGGATTTCGTCGATAAAGCGTATTTCAATTGAAGGTGTGATGTTATTTGGTGTTGCCGTTATGTTTGCATACGATAGTTTGCTGATCATGATGCAATACATTGCCAGCGAAACCCAATTGCAAACATTAGTCTTCTGGCAAATGGGCTCGCTAGATCGCGGTAGCTGGGAAAAAATTGTTTTCTTACTGATTTTGTTACCCATTGTATTAATAATTATGATGAAAGATGCTTGGCGATTATCTTCATTAAAAATGGGACAAGAACGTGCAGAATCGATGGGAATTAACGTCAAGCGTCTACGTATGAAGACCTTGGTGTTAGTTTCAATTATTACTTCTATCTCGGTTTCATTTGTTGGCGCAGTCGGGTTTGTTGGTCTAGTTGCTCCGCATATTGCACGGATGGTTTTAGGTGAAGATCAACGCTTCTTCTTGCCCGCATCATTCTTAGTTGGAGCGGTATTATTAGAGTTAGCCTCTATTGCGAGTAAAGCAATTATGCCTGGGATCATTTTGCCTCTTACTGTTGTAATGTCGATTGTTGGGATCCCTTTCTTTATCTTTCTTGTGATTAAAAAAGGGGGGCGCTAA
- a CDS encoding ABC transporter substrate-binding protein — MKTPIKTLLSLTVGLTVSNIALASTYPITVTDVAGRQVTFDHQPQNIALSTSRIFPLLEIIYQKEAAKHLVAARDDMRVSAPSMYASYIKQYPSLKNVPTIGLIKSGEFDVERFINLKPKPDLFIVDLSNIKLAEDKGLLKKLNDAGIKVLTVDFREKPLKNTVKSVQVIADAVNRSKQGDAFAKYYTSHLNAIKDTLAQHPNAPTPRVFIERAAGYSDSCCRTFANGNMGAYIPMLKAENIAIAPLDGSETGQMSPETVITSQPNVYIMQTTGWITNDGQATSGIPLGYSPNHAAIKKATTGLMNRPWLQALTAYQQKNVYSIYMPFYNSPYNLVAIEYFAKWLHPSLFSKLQPEKTFEEMNLKFGNRHLSGQFGQNNFKAMSQ, encoded by the coding sequence TTGAAAACACCTATTAAAACGCTGCTTTCTCTTACTGTTGGTTTAACAGTTTCTAATATCGCTTTAGCAAGCACCTATCCCATCACAGTAACTGATGTTGCGGGTAGACAAGTTACCTTTGATCATCAACCTCAAAACATTGCACTTTCAACCAGTCGTATTTTTCCATTGCTAGAAATTATTTATCAAAAAGAGGCAGCAAAGCATCTTGTTGCAGCAAGAGATGATATGCGAGTTTCAGCACCTAGCATGTATGCCAGTTATATTAAGCAATACCCCTCACTAAAAAATGTTCCGACTATTGGTCTTATTAAATCTGGTGAATTTGATGTTGAACGTTTTATTAACTTAAAACCTAAACCTGATCTTTTTATCGTTGACCTATCAAATATTAAATTGGCAGAAGATAAAGGCTTATTGAAAAAACTCAATGATGCTGGCATTAAAGTATTAACTGTCGATTTCCGTGAAAAGCCACTCAAAAACACAGTTAAATCAGTACAGGTTATCGCTGATGCTGTTAACCGTTCAAAGCAAGGCGATGCATTCGCCAAATACTATACAAGTCACTTGAATGCGATAAAAGATACACTTGCACAGCACCCTAACGCACCGACTCCGCGAGTGTTTATTGAACGAGCTGCGGGTTACAGTGATTCATGCTGCCGTACTTTCGCTAATGGTAATATGGGCGCTTACATACCAATGCTTAAGGCTGAAAATATTGCGATAGCGCCACTTGATGGTTCTGAAACTGGGCAGATGTCACCAGAGACAGTCATCACCTCACAGCCTAATGTTTATATTATGCAAACGACCGGTTGGATCACCAATGATGGTCAAGCAACAAGTGGGATTCCACTCGGTTACTCACCTAACCACGCCGCAATTAAAAAAGCGACAACCGGTTTGATGAATCGACCATGGCTACAAGCACTAACGGCTTACCAACAAAAGAATGTTTATTCGATTTATATGCCATTTTACAACTCGCCTTATAACTTAGTGGCGATTGAGTATTTTGCAAAATGGTTACACCCTTCACTTTTTTCAAAGCTACAACCAGAAAAGACATTTGAAGAGATGAACCTTAAGTTTGGTAATCGTCATCTAAGTGGTCAGTTTGGTCAAAATAACTTTAAGGCAATGAGTCAGTGA
- a CDS encoding nuclease-related domain-containing protein produces MDMTSIIFNALQPLCWIIPVVFILFLVKSPWFKGRAGELIVHYRLKLLPAKHYKVLTNVNLPTENGTTQIDHLVVSQYGIFVVETINIKGWIFGGTYQPIWQQALFNRSSVFKNPLHQNEKHIKTLQYLLGVDETVFHSAVVFVGDCVFKTEMPDNVVKSVSAMMHYIDTFKTPLFTEQQLQQWVASIEGTSFNPDLCN; encoded by the coding sequence ATGGATATGACATCAATAATATTTAATGCGCTACAGCCTTTATGTTGGATTATTCCGGTTGTTTTTATTCTGTTTTTAGTAAAATCACCGTGGTTTAAAGGTCGAGCCGGTGAATTAATTGTTCATTACCGTCTAAAACTTTTGCCAGCAAAACATTACAAAGTATTAACTAATGTAAACTTACCCACTGAAAATGGCACAACTCAAATTGACCATCTTGTTGTTTCTCAATACGGTATTTTCGTCGTGGAAACGATAAATATTAAAGGGTGGATTTTTGGCGGAACCTATCAGCCAATATGGCAACAAGCATTGTTTAATCGCTCATCAGTATTTAAAAACCCATTACATCAAAATGAAAAACATATTAAGACACTTCAATATTTATTGGGTGTTGATGAAACGGTCTTTCATTCGGCTGTGGTCTTTGTCGGTGATTGTGTTTTTAAAACCGAGATGCCTGATAATGTAGTTAAATCAGTAAGTGCAATGATGCATTATATTGATACATTTAAGACACCGTTATTTACAGAGCAGCAGTTACAGCAATGGGTTGCTAGCATTGAAGGGACATCATTTAACCCAGACCTTTGCAACTAA
- a CDS encoding NADH:flavin oxidoreductase, producing MSNLFSATHIGSMTLKNRFVRSATWENMATEEGHMTDKLYAIYEELAKGEVGLIVTGYANIVEEEKPNAGMMGMYNDSFIEEYKKLTELVHQYDSKIVMQLAYGGTKTTYNLGERVIFAPSAVCEKSTQTLGKAMTQEEIDYIVNAFAQASLRAQQSGFDGVEIHAAHTYLINQFLSPYYNQREDHYGGSLENRMRFLIEIYDAIRKLVGKDFPILVKLTATEFFEGGLTFEETRVICKKLEAIGVDAIIISGNIHGKADTMIGEMHDGYEIQAEGYFSEYGRVISEEVNVPVMTVGGLSNYCAIEALAETSKIALFAFSRPLLTEPQLIKRWKEGDRIDVECERCSKCRTRRGNFCVTSKTRKAEIAAL from the coding sequence TTGAGTAATTTGTTTTCTGCAACTCACATTGGTTCGATGACGTTAAAAAACCGCTTTGTACGCAGTGCAACGTGGGAAAATATGGCGACAGAAGAAGGTCATATGACAGATAAGCTTTATGCTATCTATGAAGAGCTTGCCAAAGGTGAGGTTGGCTTAATTGTCACGGGTTATGCCAATATTGTAGAAGAAGAAAAGCCGAATGCGGGCATGATGGGGATGTATAACGATTCTTTTATTGAAGAATACAAGAAGCTAACAGAGCTTGTACATCAATATGATTCAAAAATTGTCATGCAGTTAGCCTATGGTGGTACGAAAACAACGTATAACCTTGGCGAACGTGTTATTTTTGCACCAAGTGCTGTGTGTGAAAAAAGTACCCAAACATTGGGTAAAGCAATGACACAAGAAGAAATTGATTACATCGTTAATGCATTTGCACAAGCAAGCTTACGCGCTCAACAATCAGGTTTTGACGGTGTAGAAATTCACGCGGCGCACACTTATTTAATTAATCAGTTTTTAAGCCCTTACTACAACCAACGTGAAGACCATTACGGCGGCAGCCTTGAAAATCGTATGCGTTTCTTAATTGAAATTTACGATGCGATAAGAAAGTTAGTAGGTAAAGATTTCCCGATTTTAGTGAAATTAACCGCAACAGAGTTTTTTGAAGGTGGATTAACTTTTGAAGAAACGCGTGTTATTTGTAAAAAACTGGAAGCGATTGGTGTTGATGCCATTATCATCTCAGGCAATATTCATGGTAAAGCCGATACAATGATTGGCGAAATGCATGATGGTTATGAGATTCAAGCTGAAGGTTACTTTAGCGAATATGGCCGTGTGATAAGTGAAGAAGTTAATGTGCCAGTCATGACCGTTGGTGGTCTAAGTAATTACTGTGCAATTGAAGCTCTTGCTGAAACGTCGAAAATTGCACTGTTTGCGTTTTCACGTCCACTACTGACGGAGCCACAACTGATCAAACGTTGGAAAGAGGGTGATCGTATTGATGTTGAGTGTGAAAGATGCTCAAAATGCCGAACTCGCCGTGGTAATTTTTGTGTGACCTCTAAAACGCGAAAAGCTGAGATTGCAGCATTGTAA
- a CDS encoding EAL domain-containing response regulator, with amino-acid sequence MRILLIEDHDFQRQVLTTQLARIIDPVNDEIHCAVNGAEALKIMQQYQPQLLLCDLNMPEMDGISFLGHIAKQQFKGAIIITSALKQDILASVEKMCLNYKLNLLGTLAKPTCLKQISVLIETAKQTNALPERLPSCDIKLDEAFIDLAFEQYWFVPHFQPIVSLETGEWVACEALIRLVHPEYGTVPAYQFIDQIMAHNKEKQLALYIIHYVICYRSYFHNRKIAINISSKTLADPHFINCVLKLKEQYYDLNQWLYFELTESDIFESVGEAIESASRLSMHDFVLSIDDFGTGYSSLKQLETLTFNSLKLDLGFIQALPTSITAEAIVESCLLLTKRLNLVTIAEGVENLALWKQLQEMHCQQAQGYFISPPMPYDSIDQWYQQWQQKSASLAITHAE; translated from the coding sequence ATGCGCATACTATTGATAGAAGATCATGATTTTCAGCGCCAAGTGCTAACAACACAGTTAGCTCGTATTATCGATCCTGTTAATGATGAAATTCATTGCGCGGTTAACGGTGCCGAAGCATTAAAAATTATGCAGCAATATCAACCACAGTTATTGTTGTGTGATTTAAATATGCCAGAAATGGATGGCATCAGTTTTCTTGGTCATATTGCAAAACAGCAGTTTAAGGGCGCGATTATAATCACAAGCGCCTTGAAACAAGATATCTTAGCCAGTGTTGAGAAGATGTGTCTTAACTATAAACTTAACTTATTAGGTACATTGGCTAAACCTACCTGTTTAAAGCAAATTAGTGTTTTAATTGAAACAGCAAAGCAAACTAATGCATTGCCTGAACGCCTACCTTCTTGTGATATAAAATTGGATGAAGCATTTATCGATCTTGCTTTTGAACAATACTGGTTTGTTCCTCACTTTCAGCCTATCGTATCGCTTGAAACTGGCGAATGGGTTGCTTGTGAAGCGTTAATACGTTTAGTTCATCCTGAATATGGTACGGTTCCGGCTTACCAGTTTATTGATCAAATCATGGCACATAATAAAGAAAAACAATTAGCACTTTATATTATTCATTACGTAATTTGTTATCGTTCATATTTCCATAACCGAAAAATTGCGATAAATATTTCATCTAAAACATTGGCTGATCCACATTTCATCAACTGTGTACTTAAATTAAAAGAACAATATTACGACTTAAATCAATGGTTATATTTTGAACTAACAGAGTCCGATATATTTGAATCGGTTGGAGAAGCTATTGAGTCAGCATCACGCTTAAGTATGCACGACTTTGTTTTATCCATTGATGATTTTGGTACTGGCTATTCGTCACTTAAGCAGTTAGAAACATTGACGTTTAATTCCCTTAAACTTGATCTTGGGTTTATTCAGGCATTACCAACAAGTATTACCGCAGAAGCTATTGTAGAATCATGTTTATTGCTCACTAAACGCTTAAATTTAGTCACAATTGCTGAAGGTGTTGAAAACCTAGCTCTATGGAAGCAATTACAGGAAATGCACTGCCAACAAGCGCAAGGGTATTTTATATCTCCCCCTATGCCCTATGACAGCATTGACCAATGGTATCAACAGTGGCAACAAAAAAGCGCTTCGCTTGCTATCACTCACGCTGAATAA
- a CDS encoding ATP-binding protein — protein MRHFILLIILFISSLTWANTNDNVQKSTLKVGYLSLDWSPLSSLNEEKQVVGLLPDYMSIISHNAGYNVENIVYDTPTEILTALARNELDIAIGVSNSVEREKIFAFSKPLLAFPYAMISYSSSNILLNFNDKIIAIEKNSVLDGLLPQINKSISSISVPNSETALNSVKTGVTDAYIGNSILLNRLLENNDPSIPLQVTILEQLPLEQLHLASSKQNRAIIKQLNNAIIALSKTEINWLHNKWLKNNQINLLDYPSKIKLTGNERYFLQSMPTLKIGYQFDDNRLKDEDLLYLQVKDIAQKMTIELGINYEIIDIRDYPQAKAMLKSGEIDILSAVASSSLRKKELLFSMPYGQEGWVIVNKISNKNSYGITAKNSIGVIQSSFVKNLALNLYPNNRTISFDSKNEMLTALLNDQLDYAVISLSQAHVLLQNEFLGQLKIVPSKLDKHQRSIKFAVDNNNLQLRNIINKVITALPPENLTNSFRKWHSITIKSDVNYSKIIGWAIIVTTVIFSIITVIIYWNRRLSREITQRKNAEQKLTYLTNNFDGVLIQHLQKSHDPYDIEFLFISEKINHFIDYEASMIYKNPSLLFNILKQRDDFTSLYLAMQQAVSVGYWSTNLQIHSNALKPRWIELRCQISEVENGWQWNTIILDITQTKEQQVALMEANEKSLAATESKSRFLAMMSHEIRTPISGILSLLELMEPHTKTAELRQIHHNLSQSGRNLLNIVNDVLDFSKIEAGKLSISPSENNISDLIHELVQPHSIHAQQKEITFTLWLDPAIAHCLLFDDVRLTQILNNLINNAIKFTVQGNIHLAVDMIQESASQQRLTFSITDTGIGIKPEDLQRLFQPFVQVEQNSNRRFSGTGLGLSICHQLAQLMGGEIVAKSDINIGTTFSVTIPLPVVEKKSVKPLHKHCGLLGDIDDQYLELYLQSWQCSYTKIAISNNAKLPAFILTNKINTIIVKDTWLADHNIDSAWFKANLPSINVITISSPSHFFTQNTSDGYNVSCNPLLPDVFYQALAKQTCKNTLFPEITSMEKRAYTYEQAVAKGRYILVAEDHPINQQILKQQLEQLNYAVDIVDNGQKALDALSNNSYDLLLTDCHMPELDGFELVKAIRKKEQKLDAKPLPVLALTADALSNEQFFKEIGFDAYLIKPITLDELNTVLNQWLPSIDCYNVTSTYDHIVPDDLTDNDNTMDLVNINELIDIFGDSETTYTLLDQYLASCFEDQHELNIAINENNIELVSLVIHRIKGAARVMTFHQLDALCIDVEKDIQQHRIDTLQHHYESLIALVGQLTQQIDNLKGN, from the coding sequence ATGCGTCATTTTATTCTACTAATAATTTTATTTATTAGCTCATTAACTTGGGCTAACACTAATGACAATGTTCAAAAATCAACATTAAAAGTTGGATACCTTTCATTAGATTGGTCGCCGTTATCCTCACTCAATGAAGAAAAACAAGTCGTAGGACTATTACCTGACTATATGTCGATTATCAGTCATAACGCTGGATATAATGTTGAGAATATTGTTTACGATACGCCTACTGAAATTCTAACAGCATTAGCCCGCAATGAACTTGATATTGCCATAGGGGTAAGCAACAGCGTTGAAAGAGAAAAGATCTTCGCATTTAGTAAGCCATTATTGGCTTTTCCTTACGCAATGATCAGCTATTCGTCTTCCAATATTCTCTTAAATTTTAATGACAAGATAATTGCTATTGAAAAAAACAGTGTACTTGATGGTTTATTACCCCAAATAAACAAAAGTATTTCTTCTATTTCTGTACCTAATTCAGAAACAGCACTCAACTCTGTCAAAACAGGTGTGACTGACGCTTATATCGGCAACTCAATTCTTTTAAACAGGCTACTAGAAAATAACGATCCATCAATCCCACTTCAAGTAACAATACTTGAACAATTACCTTTAGAGCAGTTACACCTTGCTAGTTCAAAACAAAATAGAGCGATAATAAAACAACTCAATAACGCCATCATTGCCCTATCCAAAACAGAAATAAATTGGCTTCATAATAAATGGCTAAAAAACAATCAAATCAATCTACTTGATTATCCAAGCAAGATTAAACTTACCGGTAATGAAAGGTACTTTCTTCAATCTATGCCTACGCTAAAGATTGGTTACCAATTTGATGATAATCGTCTTAAAGATGAAGATCTTCTGTACCTGCAAGTTAAAGATATTGCGCAAAAAATGACGATTGAACTTGGTATTAATTATGAAATTATTGATATTCGTGATTACCCCCAAGCAAAAGCGATGCTTAAATCAGGGGAAATAGATATTCTCAGTGCAGTTGCATCCTCTTCATTACGAAAAAAAGAACTGCTTTTTAGCATGCCTTACGGGCAGGAAGGCTGGGTTATTGTTAATAAAATTTCAAATAAAAATAGTTACGGCATTACAGCTAAAAATAGTATTGGTGTAATTCAATCAAGCTTTGTTAAAAATCTTGCTTTAAACTTGTACCCGAATAACAGAACAATAAGTTTTGATTCAAAGAATGAAATGCTAACAGCATTACTCAATGATCAACTCGATTATGCTGTTATTTCACTCAGCCAAGCGCATGTATTATTGCAAAATGAATTTCTTGGCCAGTTAAAAATTGTACCTAGCAAGTTAGATAAACACCAACGTTCAATTAAATTTGCGGTAGATAATAATAATCTTCAGTTAAGAAATATCATTAATAAAGTGATTACGGCATTGCCGCCAGAAAATCTAACGAATAGCTTTAGAAAGTGGCATTCTATAACCATAAAATCTGATGTTAATTACAGCAAAATCATTGGCTGGGCGATCATAGTTACAACAGTAATTTTTAGTATTATTACTGTGATTATCTATTGGAATCGCCGATTAAGTAGAGAGATCACCCAAAGAAAAAATGCAGAGCAAAAACTGACATATCTCACCAACAATTTTGATGGGGTATTAATTCAGCACTTACAAAAAAGCCACGACCCATACGATATCGAATTTTTGTTTATCAGTGAAAAGATTAATCATTTCATCGATTATGAAGCATCAATGATTTATAAAAATCCATCGCTACTATTCAACATTTTAAAGCAACGTGACGACTTTACATCGCTATATTTAGCAATGCAGCAAGCGGTTTCTGTAGGTTACTGGAGTACTAATTTACAAATTCATTCCAATGCACTTAAACCACGCTGGATAGAACTCCGTTGTCAAATATCGGAAGTTGAAAACGGTTGGCAGTGGAATACTATCATTCTAGATATAACGCAAACGAAAGAGCAGCAAGTCGCATTAATGGAAGCTAACGAGAAATCACTAGCCGCCACTGAATCTAAATCACGCTTCTTGGCAATGATGAGCCACGAGATCCGTACACCAATCAGCGGTATTCTGAGTTTATTAGAGCTAATGGAACCACATACAAAAACAGCCGAATTACGTCAAATTCATCATAACTTGTCGCAATCAGGACGTAACTTGCTAAACATTGTTAATGATGTATTAGATTTTTCGAAAATTGAAGCCGGTAAGCTCAGTATTAGCCCAAGTGAAAATAATATTTCTGATCTTATTCATGAATTAGTTCAGCCCCACTCTATTCATGCTCAGCAAAAAGAGATTACATTCACCTTGTGGCTAGATCCCGCTATCGCACATTGTTTACTGTTTGATGATGTACGTTTAACACAAATTCTTAATAATCTTATCAACAATGCGATTAAGTTTACCGTGCAAGGTAACATTCATCTTGCTGTTGATATGATCCAAGAATCAGCATCACAACAACGATTGACATTCTCAATCACTGATACGGGTATTGGTATTAAACCAGAAGATTTACAGCGTTTATTTCAACCATTTGTTCAAGTTGAGCAAAACAGTAACCGCCGATTTAGTGGTACAGGGCTAGGTTTATCCATTTGCCATCAATTAGCACAACTAATGGGTGGGGAAATTGTGGCGAAAAGTGACATCAATATTGGCACTACATTTAGTGTGACAATCCCTCTCCCTGTTGTTGAAAAGAAATCGGTCAAGCCTTTACATAAACATTGTGGCCTGCTGGGTGATATTGACGACCAATATTTAGAATTATATTTACAATCATGGCAATGCTCATACACAAAAATTGCAATTTCAAACAATGCAAAATTACCAGCATTCATACTAACGAATAAAATCAATACTATTATCGTAAAAGATACATGGCTTGCTGATCACAATATTGATTCAGCATGGTTTAAGGCTAATTTACCCTCAATAAACGTTATTACAATTAGCTCTCCTAGCCATTTTTTCACTCAAAACACCTCGGATGGTTATAACGTTTCTTGTAATCCATTATTGCCGGATGTGTTTTATCAAGCGTTAGCAAAACAGACGTGTAAAAACACCCTATTCCCTGAAATAACCAGCATGGAAAAGCGTGCATACACCTATGAGCAGGCTGTTGCAAAAGGGCGTTACATTCTGGTTGCTGAAGATCACCCCATTAACCAGCAGATCCTAAAACAACAACTAGAGCAACTTAACTATGCGGTTGATATTGTTGATAACGGTCAAAAAGCATTAGATGCATTAAGCAATAATTCATATGATCTATTACTAACAGATTGTCATATGCCAGAGCTTGATGGTTTTGAACTGGTTAAAGCTATTCGTAAAAAAGAACAGAAACTAGATGCTAAGCCTCTTCCTGTATTAGCGTTAACAGCAGATGCGCTATCTAACGAACAATTTTTTAAAGAGATTGGGTTTGATGCGTATTTAATTAAGCCAATTACATTAGATGAATTAAATACCGTATTAAACCAATGGCTACCGAGTATTGATTGTTACAATGTCACGTCAACATATGATCACATCGTGCCTGATGACCTAACTGATAATGACAACACAATGGATTTGGTTAATATTAACGAGCTTATTGATATCTTCGGTGATAGTGAAACAACCTATACATTGCTCGATCAATATCTTGCATCATGTTTTGAAGACCAGCATGAATTAAATATCGCTATTAACGAAAATAATATTGAATTAGTGAGCTTAGTTATCCATAGAATTAAAGGTGCAGCTCGTGTCATGACGTTCCACCAGCTTGATGCACTTTGCATCGATGTGGAAAAGGATATTCAACAGCATAGAATCGATACTTTGCAGCACCACTATGAATCATTAATAGCTTTAGTTGGTCAGCTCACTCAACAAATCGATAATTTAAAGGGTAACTAG